A DNA window from Rossellomorea marisflavi contains the following coding sequences:
- the noc gene encoding nucleoid occlusion protein → MKHPFSRFFGLGEKEQEPEESTESAVVEDRDEVKKIPVSQIVPNRFQPRTIFNDDKIEELSRTIHIHGIIQPIVVREYGEDQFEIIAGERRFRAVSKLGWETVPAIVKNMNDTETASVALIENLQREELSPIEEAIAYGKLLELHELTQEALAQRLGKGQSTVANKLRLLKLPEEVQGALLDKKITERHARALIPLKNAEKQIQLLQEVVEKNLNVKQTEDRVNKMQEASDKKPKPKRKAFSKDMRIAVNTIRQSLNMVSDSGINLDAEEEEHEEFYQFTIRIPKKK, encoded by the coding sequence ATGAAGCATCCTTTCTCTCGTTTTTTTGGTCTGGGTGAAAAGGAGCAAGAGCCGGAAGAATCAACAGAATCAGCAGTAGTGGAAGATCGGGATGAAGTGAAGAAGATTCCCGTCTCTCAGATCGTTCCCAACCGCTTCCAGCCTAGGACGATTTTTAATGATGATAAAATAGAAGAGTTATCGAGGACGATCCATATACACGGCATCATCCAGCCTATCGTGGTGAGGGAATACGGCGAAGATCAATTCGAGATCATTGCCGGGGAGCGGCGATTCCGGGCGGTGTCAAAACTCGGCTGGGAAACGGTCCCTGCCATCGTGAAGAATATGAATGACACGGAAACGGCCTCTGTCGCGCTGATCGAGAACCTGCAACGCGAAGAGCTGTCCCCGATCGAGGAAGCCATCGCGTACGGCAAGCTTCTCGAGCTTCATGAATTGACGCAGGAAGCCCTTGCACAGCGCCTGGGGAAAGGGCAGTCGACGGTGGCCAACAAGCTCCGTCTCCTCAAGCTTCCGGAAGAGGTGCAGGGTGCCCTTCTTGATAAGAAGATCACCGAGCGCCATGCCCGCGCACTCATTCCCTTGAAGAATGCGGAGAAACAGATCCAGCTTCTTCAAGAGGTTGTCGAGAAGAACCTCAACGTGAAGCAGACGGAGGACCGTGTGAACAAAATGCAGGAAGCTTCGGACAAAAAGCCGAAGCCAAAGCGCAAAGCCTTCTCAAAAGACATGAGGATTGCCGTCAACACGATCCGTCAGTCGCTGAATATGGTGTCCGACAGCGGGATCAACCTGGATGCCGAGGAAGAAGAACATGAGGAATTCTATCAGTTCACCATCCGCATCCCAAAAAAGAAATAG
- the mnmG gene encoding tRNA uridine-5-carboxymethylaminomethyl(34) synthesis enzyme MnmG, with protein sequence MQYDAGHYDVIVIGAGHAGVEAGLASARMGAKTLMVTINLDMIAFMPCNPSVGGPAKGIVVREIDALGGEMGRNIDKTHIQMRMLNTGKGPAVRALRAQADKFTYQNEMKKTIENEPNITLMQGMVEELIVEDGECKGVVTMTGAAYRAKTVVITTGTFLRGEIILGELKYSSGPNNQQPSIRLADHLRELGFDTVRFKTGTPPRVNGSTIDYSKTEIQPGDDVPRAFSYETTKYITDQLPCWLTYTNETTHQLIDDNLHRSPMYSGMIKGTGPRYCPSIEDKVVRFNDKPRHQIFLEPEGRNTQEVYVQGLSTSLPEDVQQKILSTIPGLENVQMMRPGYAIEYDSIVPTQLWPTLETKKIKNLYTAGQINGTSGYEEAAGQGLMAGINAACRSLDKEEVILGRSDAYIGVLIDDLVTKGTNEPYRLLTSRAEYRLLLRHDNADLRLTDIGHSIGLISDERYGRFTAKKELIEAEKERLKSTRIKPTEETQSVIREAGGSELKDGILAVDLLKRPEMNYSHMKSLVPNEVELDPEVEEQVEIQVKYEGYIEKSLQQVDKMKKMENKRIPENIDYTKISGLASEARQKLIEVQPLSLAQASRISGVNPADVSILLVYIEQGKIAKVSGDQ encoded by the coding sequence ATGCAATATGACGCAGGACATTATGATGTCATTGTCATTGGTGCTGGACACGCCGGAGTGGAAGCTGGACTTGCTTCCGCCCGCATGGGGGCGAAAACGCTGATGGTCACCATCAACCTTGATATGATCGCCTTCATGCCATGTAACCCATCTGTCGGCGGACCGGCAAAAGGAATCGTCGTTAGGGAAATTGACGCCCTCGGCGGTGAAATGGGCCGCAACATCGATAAGACCCACATCCAGATGAGGATGCTGAACACAGGTAAAGGCCCGGCCGTACGCGCCCTGCGTGCCCAAGCCGATAAATTCACGTACCAAAACGAAATGAAGAAAACGATCGAGAATGAACCGAACATCACCCTCATGCAGGGAATGGTGGAAGAGCTCATCGTGGAAGACGGTGAATGTAAAGGTGTCGTGACCATGACCGGTGCCGCCTATCGCGCGAAGACGGTCGTCATCACGACCGGGACCTTCCTACGCGGGGAAATCATCCTCGGCGAGTTGAAATATTCAAGCGGTCCGAACAATCAGCAGCCATCGATCCGCCTGGCAGACCACCTGCGCGAGCTCGGATTCGATACAGTACGATTCAAGACCGGTACGCCGCCACGCGTGAACGGTTCGACCATCGATTATTCCAAAACGGAAATCCAACCAGGGGATGATGTACCGAGAGCATTCAGCTACGAAACGACGAAGTACATCACCGATCAGCTTCCATGCTGGTTGACCTACACGAACGAAACGACGCATCAGCTCATCGATGACAACCTTCATCGCTCGCCGATGTATTCCGGCATGATCAAAGGGACCGGCCCGCGCTACTGTCCGTCCATCGAGGATAAGGTCGTCCGTTTCAACGACAAGCCGCGCCATCAGATCTTCCTTGAGCCGGAAGGCCGCAATACCCAGGAAGTATACGTTCAAGGGCTTTCAACAAGCCTGCCGGAAGATGTGCAGCAGAAGATCCTTTCCACGATCCCTGGTCTTGAAAACGTCCAAATGATGCGTCCGGGCTACGCCATCGAGTATGATTCCATCGTACCGACCCAGCTATGGCCGACCCTTGAGACGAAGAAGATCAAAAATCTGTACACAGCGGGTCAAATCAACGGAACATCCGGTTACGAAGAAGCAGCCGGACAAGGACTGATGGCAGGAATCAATGCCGCATGCCGCTCCCTTGATAAAGAGGAAGTCATCTTGGGCCGTTCCGATGCGTATATCGGTGTGCTGATCGACGACCTTGTCACCAAGGGTACGAACGAACCGTATCGTCTATTGACTTCGAGGGCAGAATACCGCCTTCTTCTCCGTCATGACAACGCCGATCTTCGTCTGACCGATATCGGTCACAGCATCGGACTGATTTCAGACGAGCGCTACGGACGTTTCACAGCGAAAAAAGAGCTGATCGAAGCAGAAAAAGAGCGCCTGAAGTCAACCCGTATCAAACCGACGGAAGAAACTCAGTCCGTGATCCGTGAAGCAGGCGGAAGCGAACTGAAGGACGGGATCCTGGCAGTGGATCTTCTGAAACGTCCGGAGATGAACTATTCTCACATGAAATCCCTTGTTCCGAATGAAGTGGAGCTTGATCCAGAAGTGGAAGAACAGGTGGAAATCCAGGTGAAATACGAAGGATACATCGAAAAATCCCTTCAGCAGGTCGACAAGATGAAGAAAATGGAGAACAAGCGGATCCCTGAAAACATCGATTACACAAAGATCAGCGGTCTTGCATCCGAAGCGAGACAGAAACTGATTGAAGTACAGCCGTTGTCCCTTGCCCAGGCTTCCCGTATTTCCGGAGTCAATCCTGCGGACGTTTCCATCCTTCTCGTCTATATCGAACAGGGGAAAATTGCAAAAGTATCAGGTGATCAATAA
- the ychF gene encoding redox-regulated ATPase YchF has product MALTAGIVGLPNVGKSTLFNAITKAGAESANYPFCTIDPNVGIVEVPDHRLDKLTELVNPKKTVPTAFEFTDIAGIVKGASKGEGLGNKFLSHIRQVDAICQVVRCFADDNITHVAGKVDPIADIEVINLELILADLETVDKRLVKVQKMAKQKDKEAVFEFEILSKLKEVLENEQPARTAEFNEEQAKYVKQLHLLTSKPVLYVANVSEDEIADTEDNEYVQKVREFASEDNAEVIVVCAKIESEIAELDDEEKAMFLQELGIEESGLDQLIRATYSLLGLATYFTAGVQEVRAWTFREGMKAPQCAGVIHTDFERGFIRAETVSYDDLVAAGTMNAAKEAGKVRLEGKEYLVKDGDIIHFRFNV; this is encoded by the coding sequence ATGGCTTTAACAGCTGGTATTGTAGGTCTGCCGAACGTCGGTAAATCTACGTTGTTCAACGCAATTACAAAAGCGGGTGCGGAATCTGCGAACTACCCGTTCTGTACCATCGATCCGAACGTGGGGATCGTAGAAGTACCCGATCATCGTCTGGATAAATTGACGGAGCTTGTGAATCCGAAGAAGACGGTTCCGACCGCATTCGAATTCACCGATATTGCAGGAATCGTGAAAGGTGCGAGCAAAGGGGAAGGACTCGGGAATAAATTTCTTTCTCACATCCGTCAGGTTGACGCCATCTGTCAGGTTGTCCGTTGCTTCGCCGATGACAACATCACGCACGTAGCCGGAAAAGTGGATCCGATCGCGGATATCGAGGTCATCAACCTTGAGTTGATCCTTGCCGACCTTGAAACCGTGGACAAGCGTCTCGTGAAGGTGCAAAAAATGGCGAAACAAAAGGACAAGGAAGCAGTCTTTGAATTCGAAATCCTTTCCAAGCTGAAAGAAGTCCTTGAAAACGAGCAGCCTGCCCGTACGGCTGAATTCAACGAAGAACAGGCAAAATACGTGAAGCAGCTTCACTTGTTGACGTCTAAACCTGTTCTTTATGTGGCAAACGTCAGCGAAGACGAGATTGCTGATACTGAAGACAATGAATACGTGCAAAAGGTTCGCGAATTCGCGAGCGAAGACAATGCGGAAGTCATCGTCGTCTGCGCGAAGATTGAATCAGAAATCGCCGAGCTTGATGATGAAGAGAAAGCGATGTTCCTTCAGGAGCTTGGCATTGAAGAATCAGGACTCGATCAGCTGATCCGCGCGACCTACTCCCTTCTTGGCCTTGCCACTTACTTCACGGCAGGTGTACAGGAAGTCCGTGCATGGACATTCCGTGAAGGCATGAAGGCTCCTCAATGTGCCGGTGTCATCCACACCGACTTTGAGCGCGGGTTCATCCGTGCCGAAACGGTTTCCTATGACGACCTCGTTGCTGCTGGTACAATGAATGCAGCCAAGGAAGCAGGAAAAGTCCGCCTTGAAGGAAAAGAGTATTTGGTGAAAGATGGAGACATCATCCACTTCCGCTTTAACGTATAA
- the mnmE gene encoding tRNA uridine-5-carboxymethylaminomethyl(34) synthesis GTPase MnmE encodes MEFDTIAAISTPMGEGAIAIVRLSGDDAFAIGDQVFRGKKGKPLTELDSHTIHYGHIVDPATEQVVEEVMVSVLKGPKTFTRENVLEINCHGGLVSVNKVLQLVLKHGARLAEPGEFTKRAFLNGRIDLSQAEAVMDLIRAKTDRAMNVALNQMEGRLSKLIQKLRQEILETLAHVEVNIDYPEYDDVEEMTHSVLLEKSRYVSDEIEKLIKTSEQGKILREGLSTVIIGRPNVGKSSLLNSLVHENKAIVTDIPGTTRDVIEEYVNVRGVPLRLVDTAGIRETEDIVERIGVERSRQVLKEADLILLVLNHADDLTFEDEQLFEAVKGMDVIVIVNKTDLPRKIDLEKVEALAANHKLVTTALIEEEGVDELEEAISSLFFDGSIEAGDMTYVSNSRHIALLHQASTSINEAIQNVEMGIPIDIAQIDLTRTWELLGEIIGESVHDSLIDQLFSQFCLGK; translated from the coding sequence ATGGAATTCGATACGATTGCAGCGATCTCCACTCCCATGGGGGAAGGGGCGATTGCCATTGTCCGCCTGAGCGGAGATGACGCTTTTGCGATCGGGGACCAGGTGTTCAGGGGCAAGAAAGGCAAGCCGCTGACGGAACTGGATTCCCATACGATCCATTACGGTCATATCGTGGATCCCGCGACAGAGCAGGTGGTGGAAGAGGTCATGGTATCCGTGCTGAAGGGACCGAAAACCTTCACGCGTGAAAACGTCCTTGAGATCAACTGTCACGGAGGTCTTGTATCGGTGAATAAGGTGCTTCAGCTTGTGTTGAAGCACGGTGCGAGATTGGCAGAGCCGGGAGAGTTCACCAAACGTGCCTTCCTGAACGGACGGATCGATCTGTCCCAGGCGGAGGCCGTCATGGATTTGATCAGGGCGAAGACGGACCGGGCCATGAATGTGGCGTTGAATCAGATGGAAGGACGCCTATCCAAGCTGATCCAGAAGCTTCGTCAGGAAATCCTTGAGACGCTTGCCCATGTGGAAGTGAATATCGATTATCCGGAATATGATGACGTGGAGGAAATGACCCACAGCGTGCTCCTGGAGAAATCGCGCTATGTCAGTGATGAGATCGAGAAGCTCATCAAGACGTCCGAGCAGGGGAAAATCCTCCGTGAAGGGCTGTCCACTGTCATCATCGGTCGCCCGAACGTCGGGAAGAGCTCTTTATTGAACAGCCTCGTCCATGAAAACAAGGCGATTGTGACGGATATTCCCGGAACGACGCGTGATGTGATCGAGGAGTATGTGAACGTCAGGGGTGTACCGCTCCGCCTCGTCGATACGGCGGGAATCCGGGAGACGGAGGATATCGTCGAGCGGATCGGTGTCGAGCGTTCGCGACAGGTATTGAAGGAAGCGGATCTCATTCTCCTCGTCCTCAATCATGCGGACGACCTCACATTCGAAGACGAGCAATTGTTTGAAGCCGTCAAGGGAATGGACGTCATTGTCATCGTGAACAAGACGGACCTTCCGAGGAAGATCGACCTGGAGAAAGTGGAAGCACTTGCCGCCAATCACAAGCTTGTGACCACAGCCCTGATTGAGGAAGAAGGGGTGGATGAGCTCGAGGAAGCTATTTCATCCCTCTTCTTCGATGGGTCCATCGAGGCGGGGGATATGACGTATGTCTCCAACAGCCGTCACATCGCCCTGCTCCATCAGGCGTCGACAAGCATCAATGAAGCGATTCAAAACGTAGAAATGGGCATACCGATTGACATTGCCCAGATCGATCTGACAAGAACATGGGAGCTTCTCGGTGAAATCATCGGGGAGAGCGTCCATGACAGTTTGATCGATCAGTTGTTCTCACAATTCTGCCTAGGGAAATAA
- a CDS encoding ParB/RepB/Spo0J family partition protein, which produces MAKGLGKGLDALFTANKEEETVQEVKLKDLRPNPYQPRKIFQPQAIEELKASIQEHGILQPIIVRKSIKGYEIVVGERRYRAAKAADLKTVPVVVRELDEKQMMELAVLENLQREDLTPIEEAAAYQMLMEKLGITQEELAKRLGKSRPHIANHIRLLGLSQPVQELISDGKLTMGHGRALLGLKNKKGLTQLVNRVMKDSLNVRQLEKLVQELNDDVSRETKKKERKDVFIEEQETRLRERFGTTVTIKQSKKKGKIELEFFSKEDLERILDLLQQHD; this is translated from the coding sequence GTGGCTAAAGGTTTGGGAAAGGGGCTTGATGCCCTGTTCACGGCAAATAAAGAAGAGGAAACGGTCCAGGAAGTGAAGCTGAAGGATCTCCGTCCGAATCCTTATCAGCCCCGTAAGATCTTCCAACCCCAGGCGATCGAAGAGCTGAAGGCCTCCATCCAGGAGCATGGGATCCTCCAGCCGATCATCGTCCGGAAATCCATCAAAGGCTATGAGATCGTGGTCGGTGAGCGCCGCTACCGTGCGGCGAAAGCGGCGGATCTCAAGACAGTACCTGTTGTCGTACGGGAGCTTGATGAGAAGCAAATGATGGAACTGGCTGTACTGGAAAACCTCCAGCGTGAGGATTTGACACCGATCGAAGAAGCTGCCGCCTATCAGATGCTGATGGAGAAGCTCGGGATCACGCAGGAGGAGCTGGCAAAGCGGTTGGGGAAAAGCCGTCCCCATATCGCCAACCACATCCGTCTTCTTGGGCTCTCACAGCCCGTACAGGAACTGATTTCAGACGGAAAGCTCACGATGGGACACGGCCGGGCCCTTCTTGGACTGAAGAACAAGAAGGGATTGACCCAGCTTGTCAATCGGGTCATGAAGGATTCCCTCAATGTCCGTCAGCTTGAGAAGCTCGTACAGGAACTGAACGACGATGTTTCACGTGAAACGAAGAAAAAAGAACGCAAGGACGTGTTCATCGAGGAGCAGGAGACGCGCCTCAGGGAACGGTTCGGCACCACGGTTACAATTAAACAATCGAAGAAAAAAGGAAAGATTGAGCTTGAGTTCTTTTCGAAAGAAGACCTTGAACGGATCCTCGATCTTCTTCAACAACACGACTGA
- the yyaC gene encoding spore protease YyaC: MNLKRGLFDRKTEPYRVSYEDENAALDLSVHLSAMLPILYRTRPIVFICIGTDRSTGDSLGPLIGTLLEDRGIETFHVYGTLDDPIHAVNLEEKMAYIQSIHKNPFIIGIDACLGRLKSVGAIQLSHGPLKPGAGVNKELPEVGNIHLTGIVNVSGFMEFFVLQNTRLSLVMRMAKVMAESIVLAAETIERRNAVSIEKWREELQ; this comes from the coding sequence ATGAATCTGAAACGAGGACTTTTCGACCGCAAGACCGAACCATACAGGGTCTCTTATGAAGATGAAAATGCGGCACTGGATCTTTCCGTCCACCTTTCAGCCATGCTGCCCATCCTCTACCGGACGCGTCCGATCGTATTCATATGCATCGGAACAGATCGTTCCACGGGTGATTCCCTCGGTCCATTGATCGGAACTCTCCTGGAAGATCGCGGCATAGAGACCTTCCACGTTTATGGGACCCTGGATGATCCCATTCATGCTGTCAATCTGGAAGAGAAGATGGCCTATATCCAATCCATTCATAAGAATCCATTCATCATCGGGATCGACGCCTGTCTGGGACGTCTTAAGAGTGTCGGAGCGATCCAGCTCAGTCACGGTCCACTCAAACCCGGCGCTGGAGTGAATAAAGAACTTCCCGAAGTAGGAAACATCCATCTGACCGGCATCGTCAACGTGAGTGGGTTCATGGAGTTCTTCGTACTTCAGAATACCCGGCTCAGCCTCGTGATGAGAATGGCCAAAGTCATGGCCGAGTCAATCGTCCTGGCTGCCGAAACCATCGAGCGCAGGAACGCCGTGAGCATCGAAAAATGGCGGGAAGAACTGCAATAG
- a CDS encoding DUF554 domain-containing protein gives MVLFGTIINGICIILGTLLGKLLHRIPENVKDTVLKAIGLAVTVLGLQMGLKSENFLIVIISLAVGATLGEWMNLDSKLNALGDWLERRIGTKGDTSISQGFITATLIFVIGAMAVIGALDSGIRGDHDVLLTKAIIDGFTSIILATTLGIGVMFSAVPVILYQGTIALFATQIHRFVPQELMDAFITEMTATGGIMIFAIGLNLVGITKIRVANLLPGIVVVGIIVSFLHLYQA, from the coding sequence ATGGTGTTATTCGGTACGATCATCAACGGAATATGTATCATCCTGGGAACGCTCCTCGGTAAACTCCTTCACCGCATTCCGGAGAATGTGAAGGATACGGTACTGAAGGCAATTGGCCTTGCCGTGACGGTGCTGGGACTTCAGATGGGACTAAAAAGTGAAAACTTCCTTATTGTCATCATCTCTCTAGCGGTCGGTGCGACCCTTGGAGAATGGATGAACCTTGATTCCAAGCTCAACGCCCTCGGGGATTGGCTTGAAAGGAGAATCGGTACGAAGGGAGACACGTCCATTTCTCAAGGATTCATTACGGCCACCCTGATCTTCGTGATCGGGGCCATGGCGGTAATCGGTGCCCTCGACAGCGGAATCAGGGGAGACCATGACGTCCTGCTCACAAAAGCGATCATCGATGGATTCACCTCCATCATCCTTGCCACGACTCTTGGGATCGGCGTCATGTTCTCAGCTGTGCCGGTCATCCTCTATCAAGGTACGATCGCGTTGTTCGCCACCCAGATCCACCGCTTTGTCCCACAGGAACTCATGGACGCCTTCATCACTGAAATGACCGCGACAGGCGGCATCATGATCTTTGCCATCGGACTCAATCTGGTCGGAATCACCAAGATCAGGGTGGCTAATCTTCTTCCTGGAATTGTGGTCGTCGGTATAATCGTCTCGTTCCTTCATCTGTATCAAGCGTAA
- the rsmG gene encoding 16S rRNA (guanine(527)-N(7))-methyltransferase RsmG codes for MNINEFQAGLEEKGISLSSEQLAQFEKYHELLVEWNEKMNLTAITDKEEVYLKHFYDSISAAFYVDFNSITSLCDVGAGAGFPSIPIKICFPHLHVSIVDSLNKRITFLNHLADQLGLENTHFHHDRAETFGKNKDHRESYDMVTARAVARMSVLSELCLPLVKKGGYFVAMKAASVNDEMDKAKKAITTLGGKTEQVDSFLLPEENSERTIVQIKKVKDTPNKYPRKPGTPNKLPLE; via the coding sequence ATGAATATCAATGAATTTCAAGCCGGTCTCGAGGAAAAGGGGATTTCCCTTTCCTCTGAACAGCTGGCACAATTCGAGAAATACCATGAGCTTTTGGTCGAGTGGAATGAAAAGATGAATCTGACGGCCATCACGGATAAAGAAGAGGTGTACCTGAAGCACTTCTATGATTCCATCTCTGCTGCCTTTTACGTTGATTTCAATTCCATCACTTCCCTGTGCGATGTCGGTGCAGGGGCCGGGTTCCCAAGCATCCCGATCAAAATCTGCTTCCCGCATCTGCATGTATCCATCGTGGATTCGCTGAACAAGCGCATCACGTTCCTGAATCATCTAGCGGATCAGCTGGGACTGGAGAACACGCACTTCCATCACGACCGTGCAGAAACATTCGGTAAGAATAAGGACCACCGTGAATCATACGACATGGTGACGGCGCGTGCCGTTGCCAGAATGTCGGTCCTCAGCGAGCTCTGCCTGCCCCTTGTCAAAAAAGGCGGCTATTTCGTCGCCATGAAGGCGGCCAGTGTGAACGATGAGATGGATAAAGCCAAGAAAGCGATCACGACCCTCGGCGGGAAGACGGAGCAGGTCGATTCCTTCCTCCTTCCTGAGGAGAACAGTGAGCGCACGATCGTTCAGATCAAGAAAGTGAAAGATACACCGAATAAGTATCCCAGGAAGCCTGGTACACCGAATAAATTACCATTAGAATAG
- a CDS encoding DUF951 domain-containing protein yields the protein MEAKTFALNDVVEMKKPHPCGTNEWKIIRMGMDIRIKCEGCGHSVMIPRKDFSKKMKKVLSSSES from the coding sequence ATGGAGGCGAAGACGTTCGCACTTAATGATGTGGTGGAAATGAAAAAGCCCCATCCATGCGGCACCAACGAGTGGAAAATCATTCGCATGGGGATGGATATCAGGATCAAATGCGAGGGCTGCGGGCACAGCGTGATGATTCCTCGGAAGGATTTTTCCAAAAAGATGAAAAAAGTCCTTAGCTCATCAGAAAGCTGA
- a CDS encoding mechanosensitive ion channel family protein yields MSKKIDEIIKSLSNESLWTDLGLVVLKIIAIMVITYIALRVGRSAIRNVFKARSRSPIKFSERREATLLKLLENVLTYVIYFISLMTILSTLSIDVKGLIAGAGIVGLAVGFGAQNLVRDIITGFFIIFEDQFSVGDYVKIGSAEGTVEEIGLRTTKIKSWTGELHIFPNGNVAEVTNFSVHNSVAVVDVNIAYEENIDKAERVLQELLLTLPQKYEELVNPPELLGIQTLGAPDVMMRIVAETTPMNHWYIARVLRKEVKQCFERNGIEIPLPRMVMYSRNDEDDVQEELQKKQKQVERD; encoded by the coding sequence ATGTCAAAAAAGATAGATGAAATCATTAAAAGTCTTTCTAACGAAAGTTTATGGACAGATTTGGGGCTAGTCGTCCTAAAGATTATTGCCATCATGGTCATTACGTATATCGCTCTCCGTGTCGGGAGATCTGCGATCCGGAACGTCTTCAAGGCAAGGTCACGTTCGCCGATCAAATTCTCCGAACGCCGTGAAGCCACGTTATTGAAACTATTGGAAAACGTGTTGACCTATGTGATCTATTTCATTTCGTTGATGACGATCTTGTCGACCCTTTCTATAGATGTTAAGGGCTTGATCGCCGGTGCAGGAATCGTCGGTCTTGCCGTCGGTTTTGGTGCCCAAAACCTTGTTCGCGATATCATTACCGGTTTCTTCATCATCTTCGAGGATCAGTTCTCTGTGGGGGACTATGTGAAAATTGGCTCCGCCGAAGGAACGGTGGAGGAAATCGGGCTCCGGACGACGAAAATAAAAAGTTGGACGGGTGAATTACATATATTCCCCAATGGCAACGTAGCAGAAGTCACCAACTTCTCCGTTCATAACAGCGTGGCGGTCGTGGACGTCAACATCGCGTATGAAGAGAATATCGACAAGGCCGAGCGGGTCCTGCAGGAGCTTCTTCTCACGCTTCCTCAAAAATATGAGGAGCTGGTGAATCCGCCGGAGCTTCTCGGTATCCAGACCCTTGGGGCGCCTGATGTGATGATGAGGATCGTCGCCGAGACGACACCGATGAATCACTGGTATATCGCCAGGGTCCTCCGCAAGGAAGTCAAGCAGTGCTTCGAACGGAACGGCATCGAAATCCCTCTTCCCCGCATGGTCATGTACTCACGTAACGACGAGGACGATGTGCAGGAAGAACTTCAGAAAAAACAAAAGCAGGTTGAACGAGACTAA
- a CDS encoding ParA family protein: MGRIIAVTNQKGGVGKTTTSVNLGACLAYIGKKVLLVDIDPQGNATSGAGVEKGDVQQCIYDVLVDDVDVKETIKQSKVENLDIVPATISLAGAEIELVPTISREVRLKKALEKVKDDYDYIVIDCPPSLGLLTINALTSSDAVIIPVQCEYYALEGLSQLLSTVRLVQKHLNHDLMIDGVLLTMLDARTNLGIQVIEEVKKYFQDKVYRTIIPRNVRLSEAPSHGEPIIIYDAKSRGAEVYLELAKEVAMSG; this comes from the coding sequence TTGGGCAGAATCATAGCCGTTACAAACCAGAAGGGCGGAGTCGGTAAGACCACGACCAGCGTCAATCTGGGGGCTTGTTTAGCTTATATTGGAAAGAAAGTCCTGCTTGTCGACATAGATCCACAAGGAAACGCCACGAGCGGTGCAGGTGTGGAAAAAGGAGACGTGCAGCAATGCATATATGATGTTTTAGTGGACGATGTGGACGTAAAGGAAACGATCAAGCAGTCGAAGGTCGAGAATCTGGATATCGTACCTGCCACCATTTCCCTTGCCGGGGCAGAAATCGAGCTGGTTCCGACCATCTCAAGGGAAGTCCGCTTGAAAAAGGCACTGGAAAAAGTGAAGGACGATTACGATTATATCGTCATCGATTGCCCGCCATCGTTGGGGCTCTTGACCATCAATGCCCTCACGTCTTCGGATGCGGTGATCATCCCGGTCCAATGTGAATACTACGCACTCGAAGGGCTTAGTCAGCTGCTAAGCACCGTGCGTCTTGTGCAGAAGCATTTGAATCATGATCTGATGATCGACGGCGTCCTCTTGACGATGCTCGATGCCCGTACGAATCTCGGCATCCAGGTCATTGAGGAAGTGAAGAAATATTTCCAGGATAAAGTGTATCGAACCATTATCCCGCGTAATGTCCGACTGAGCGAAGCACCGAGCCACGGGGAACCGATCATCATCTATGATGCCAAGTCCAGGGGAGCGGAAGTGTATTTAGAACTTGCGAAGGAGGTGGCGATGAGTGGCTAA